The nucleotide sequence GATCCCGACGCTCCCGGCGAAGAGACGGCGGGGATCCTCCAGGAGTTCGTCGACGCCGGGAAGATCCGGCACGTCGGTGTCTCGAACTACGACGCCGCGGGGCTGGCCGCCTTCGACAAGGCCCGGCCTGTGGAAACCCTGCAGCCGCCGTATCACCTGTTCCGCCGCGACATCGAGACCGATCCTCTCCCGTACGCACGCGAGAACGACATCGGCGTGCTCGTGTACAGCCCGCTCGGCAGCGGACTGCTGACCGGATCCTTCACGCCGGAGACGACGTTCGAGAAGACCGACTGGCGTTCACGGTCGTCGGCGTTCACCGGTGAGACCTTCCGGCGCAATCTCGCCGTCGTCGACCGGCTCAAGGAATTCGCGGCGGGCAAAGGGATCTCCGTCAGTCAGCTCGCGATCGCGTGGACGCTCGCCCAGCCGGGCGTGCACGTCGCGATCGTGGGCGCGCGGAAGGCGGCCAACATCGAGGCCAGTCTCGCCGCCGCGGACATCGACCTGACCGCGGACGATCTCGCGGAGATCGATCGGCTCACCACCGACGCCGTTCCCGTGTCCGGCGCGAGCCCCGAAGGTGTCGCCTAAAGCTTGAATTCGGTACCGTCCAGGGGAAGCGAGGCGCCGCCGTCCAGTACGGCGGCGTGTTCGGGCGACGCGGGATCGATCACCGGATTCGTGTTGTTCAGGTGGGTGTACGCCCACCGCGGGCCGGGCCGGAGCTTCGCGAGGCTGCCGGTGATCGGCAGATGCCCCATCGCCGGTTGAGCGCCGGCTTCGGCCGCGGTGGCGCCCGACATCTCATCCGGCGCGTAGAAGGTCCCGTCCAGAAGCACCAGGTCGGCATCGCGAGTGAAGTCGTCGAACCCGTCCGGCCAGCTTTTCAAACAAGGCGCGTAGACGAAAACACCGCCGGTCTCGACGTCTTCGAGCCGATAGGCCACCACCCACGGGCCGTCCTCAGTGGACGAACGTGCGTACTTCGGCCGCTTGTCGCTCACGGGAAGCATGCTCACCCGCAGCCCGTCGACGGCGACCTTCGACGACGGCAGCCAGTCCCAGCCGCCGTATCCGTCGATGATCGACCGCGCGGGGAACTGCTCGGACAAGGCGTCCAGCACGGCGTCCGGTGCCCACACGGGCAGGCCGCCCGCTTCCCGCAGGAGAAGCAGGCCGAGTGAATGATCGAGTTCGGCGTCGGTCAGCAACACCCCGCGCAGTGGGATTTCCCGAGGCCCCGGCCCGGCGCGCAGCGGTGGGGTGGCGAGGATCTGCGCGCGGATGTCCGGCGACACGTTGAGCAGGTACCAGCCCTCGCCGTCCGCGCTCACCGCCACGCAGTCCTGCGTCCGCGACGGCGCGTCCGAAACGCACAGCGCGCAGGCGCAGTTCCATTGCGGGAAACCGCCGCCCGCCGCCGTGCCGAGCAGGATCACCCTCATCGTGCCGTCCGCATCACGAGTTCGTCCGTTTTCACCTGCGTGGCGAGGATGAGGTCGACGACCTCCCGATGCGGCGAACGCGAGCACACCGGGTCCGTCGCCGACGCGTCACCGGTGAGCTGGAACGCCTGGCACCGGCAGCCGCCGAAGTCGATCGCGCGCCGTTCGCAGGTGCCGCAGGTGTCCGGCATCCAGTCCTCGCCGCGGTAGGCGTTGAAGGAACCGGATTCGTACCAGATCCACGCCAGCGGCTTGTCCCGTACGTTGTCGAATTCCAGCGTCTCGATCGCCGTCGAGGCGGGACACGGCAGCACGTTCCCGTCCGGCGCGACGGTCAATTGCCGCGCGCCCCAGCCGTACATGCACGGTTTCGGGTACTTCTCGTAGTAGTCGGCGACCACATAGATGATCTCCATGCGGCCACGCAGCCGTTCGGTGGCCGCGCGCACGATCGGCTCGGCCTCGTCGAGCTGGCGCCGGGTCGGCATCAGGGCGTCACGGTTGCGCAGGGCCCAGCCGTAGTACTGCGTGTTGGCCAGTTCGAGCCGGTCCGCGCCCATTTCCTCGGCCAGGTCGATGATCCCGGCGAGCTGATCGTGGTTCTGCCGGTGCAGGACGACGTTCACCGAGAGCGGCAGCCCGGCCTTCTTGATCAGTGCGGCGGCGACCACCTTACGGTCGTGTGCCCGTGCTCCGGCGAGCCGGTCCGCGCGGTCGGCGGTCGCGCCCTGGACGGACAGCTGGACATGCGCGATGCCGCGCTCGACGAGATCGTCCAATCTGGACTCCGTCAGTCCGAGCCCGGACGTCACCAGGTTGACGTAGCACCCCAGTTTCGTGGCGTGTTCGACCAGGATCGGCAGATCCGGCCTGGCGAGCGGTTCGCCGCCGGACATGTGCACCTGGAGCACGCCGAGTTCCCGCGCCTGGGTGAGCACGGACCGCCATTCCTCTGTGGACAGTTCGCCGTCACGGGCGATCAGCTCGATCGGATTCGAGCAATACGGGCAATGCAGCGGACAGCGGTGGGTCAGCTCGGCCAGCATGCCCAGTGGCGGCTGCGCGGGTTTCAGGTCCATTCGACGATCCGCCGTTCTCCTAACCGGGACAGGACGTCCAGGATCTCTTCCTCACGCACACCGGTGTAGCGTTCGCGCAACGCCGAAGCGATTCCCGCCACGTCGACGACGCCGTCGCAGAGGGAAAGCACGGCCGCGGCGGTCGGATTCGGGACGAGCACGCCTTCGGGGAACAGGAGGACGTGCGTTTCCCTGGTCTGGTCATAGCTCAGCCGGACTCCGCGCCGCAGCCGCGGCACCGAGCCCGGTTCGAGGGTGGTCATCGCTACTCCTTGGCCGCGTGCTCGATGGCGTCGAGCATCGACCAGAGCACGTCGGTCTTGAACGACAGCGCGGCGATCGCCTTGTCCTGTTGCTCGCGGGTGACGGCGTGCCGCACGACGATGTCGAGCGTCCCCTTGCCCTCACCGGAGACCTTGTCGATGCGATTGGTGAAATAGGCCAGATCCTCCGGCGCGATCCACGAATAGTTCGCCAGCATGTCGGCGACCCGCCGTTGCATGAGATGGCCGGCGAACATTTCGGTCAGCCCCGAGGCGACCGCTTCGAGCCAAGGTCTCGTGCGGGCGAAATTCACGTAGGCGTCGACGGCGAACCGGACGCCGGGGGCGACGTGCCGCTGATCGAGAACCTCTTCGCGGTCGAGCCCGACCGCGGCGCACAAACGGAGCCATCGCTCGATTCCGCCGTCACCGGCCATCGTCCCGTCGTGGTAGACGATGCGGTCGAGCCATTCCCGGCGGATTTCCGGTAACGGGCAGTTGCTGATGATCGCCGCGTCCTTCTGCGGGAGAACGCACTGGTAGTACCAGCGGTTCGCGGCCCAGATCTTCAGCTCGTGCTGGGACAGGCCGCCGTCGTGCATCCGCACGTGGAACGGGTGGGTGCCCCAATAGCGGTGCGAAAGCCCGCGCAACGCCGCGATGAACTCCGACGACGACATGAGGGACACCGTGCTGCCTCCGGGTGCTCGCTGATCGGGACGGCGGCGGTGGTGGGGGACGGCCCCCACCACCGGATGCGAATTTAGTCCTCCATGCGGGCCGCGTAAGCGGTGACCTCCATGGGGGTTTCGTATTCTACGAAGTCGGGGGTGGTCCATACCTCGTTCATTTCTGCTCCTAACGTCCACAGGGGATCGAACAGGGCCGAGCCACCGTCACCCTAGAAGCGGGTCGCCGATTCTGACCAGACGTAAGGACCGACTTCCGGCGGCATTTTGTAAAGTTTCCTACCTATGGCCGATCGAGCGGGGCCGGTCGTCACGCTCGGCGCACACAACGGTTAACGGCCGGTGCCGCCGATAGCCCGTCCAGTGGTGTCCGTTTCGTCCTGCGGTGTGTTTCTATCCAACTCGACGGGTGCACCCCGACCACCCGCCTACCGCCGCCATCCGAGCTCCAGGGGTGTAGCTGAAGGAGGCGTCCCATGTCCTTACGTCGTACTCTCGCCGCCACGTTCGCCGCGGCGACGGCCGTGTCGATCACGGCCGTCCCGGCCGCCGCCGAAGCGCCGTCGATCCAGGCGATCAGACAGCTCGCGAGCGGCCTCAACCAGGCCTGGTCGATCGATTTCCTGCCCGACGGCACCGGCGTCTTCACGCAGAAGGACGCCAGGACGATCAGCAAGATCGACAAGGCGGGCAAGGTCACCACGGTCCAGACCGTCCCCGGGGTGAGCGTCACCGCGGAGGCCGGTCTGCTCGGCATCGCCGTCTCGCCGAATTACGCCACCGACGAGACGGTCTTCATCTACTACACGACCAGTTCCGACAACCGCATCGCCAAGCTGAAGCTGGGTCAGACGCCGACGCCGATCGTCACCGGCATCCCGCGCGGTTCGCAGTATCACCACGGCGGGCGGATCAGGTTCGGCCCGGACGGCTACCTCTACGCGGGTACCGGCGACGGCCAGAACGGCGCCAACGCCCAGAACAAGAACTCCCTCGGCGGCAAGGTCCTGCGGGTCACCACCGACGGCGCGGCCGCGCCGGGCAACCCGTTCAACAGCCGCGTCTACTCCTACGGCCACCGCAACGTCCAGGGTCTGACCTGGGCGAACGGCCAGCTGTACGTCTCCGACATCGGCGCGAACCGGCTCGACGAGCTGAACAAGATCGAGCCGGGCAAGAACTACGGCTGGCCGACCTGCGAAGGCCCGTGCAACACGGCCGGGATGACCAACCCGGTCAAGTCCTGGCCGACGTCCTCGGCGACGCCGAGCGGGCTCGCGGCCTACAAGGGCTCGCTGTACATGGCTTCGCTGAAGGGCGGCACGTACAAGCTCGACCTGAACGGCAACGGCGGCAAGCTCTGGACCAACCTCGGCCGCACGCGTGACGCGACCGCCGGGCCGGACGGCCAGCTGTACACGATCACCCCGGGCGCCATCTACGTCTCCGACGGCAGCTAGCCCCGGCGCGTTCAGTCCTCTGGATGCGGTCGTCCAGAGGACTGAACGCGGGGCAGGGAGACCGCGTGTTCGAGTTCGGCGAGCGCGGTGTCCAGATGGGTCAGGATGCGCTGCAGATGCGGCACGCTCCGCCGGCAGCCGGTGATGCCGAAGTCCAGGTTGTCCCCGTTGCTGGTCAGCGTGATGTTCATCGCCTGCCCGTCCAGCAGCACCGACGCCGGGTAGATGCCGTCGAGCGCCGCGCCGTTCCAGTACATCTGCTTGCGCGGCCCCGGCACGTTGGAGATCACCAGGTTGAACGGCGGTTTCGTGTTGTTCACGAAACCCGGGATCGGGGACACGCCGAGCTGGGCGACGTTGATGCCCGACAGCAGCAGCGTCTGCAGCGGGGTCAGCTCCGAGAAGAGCTTCTTCCCGTTCCGCATGGACGCGTTGATCGTCGCCAGCCGGGCGGCCGGATCGGTCAGATGGGTGGCGAGGTTGCACAGCAGCGCGCCGATGTTGTTCCCCGACGCGTCCCCGCTGTCCTTGCGCCGCAAGGAAACCGGGACCATCGCGGTCAGTGGCGCGTCGGGGAGCGCGTTCTGTTCCATCAGGTAGTCCCGCAGCGCGCCCGAGCACATCGCGAGGACGACGTCGTTGCGCGAGACCCCGGCGGCGGTCGCCACCTTGCGCACCCGGTCCAGCGACCACGACTGCGCGGCGAACCGGCGGGCCCCGCCGATCGGCACGTTGAACATCGTCTTCGGCGCCTGCGACGGCAGCGTGAGCGTGTGCTCCTGGAACGCCTCC is from Amycolatopsis lurida and encodes:
- a CDS encoding aldo/keto reductase, which encodes MRTTTLGRSGLEVSRIAFGTWQLGGDWGSFDEDAAIAAIHHARELGVNFFDTAQAYGFGKSEAMLGKALREELKRDRDALVIATKGGIKPRSERPRDSRREWLAQGIEDSLRFLDVDHIDLYQIHWPDPDAPGEETAGILQEFVDAGKIRHVGVSNYDAAGLAAFDKARPVETLQPPYHLFRRDIETDPLPYARENDIGVLVYSPLGSGLLTGSFTPETTFEKTDWRSRSSAFTGETFRRNLAVVDRLKEFAAGKGISVSQLAIAWTLAQPGVHVAIVGARKAANIEASLAAADIDLTADDLAEIDRLTTDAVPVSGASPEGVA
- the pqqB gene encoding pyrroloquinoline quinone biosynthesis protein PqqB, giving the protein MRVILLGTAAGGGFPQWNCACALCVSDAPSRTQDCVAVSADGEGWYLLNVSPDIRAQILATPPLRAGPGPREIPLRGVLLTDAELDHSLGLLLLREAGGLPVWAPDAVLDALSEQFPARSIIDGYGGWDWLPSSKVAVDGLRVSMLPVSDKRPKYARSSTEDGPWVVAYRLEDVETGGVFVYAPCLKSWPDGFDDFTRDADLVLLDGTFYAPDEMSGATAAEAGAQPAMGHLPITGSLAKLRPGPRWAYTHLNNTNPVIDPASPEHAAVLDGGASLPLDGTEFKL
- the pqqE gene encoding pyrroloquinoline quinone biosynthesis protein PqqE, which produces MDLKPAQPPLGMLAELTHRCPLHCPYCSNPIELIARDGELSTEEWRSVLTQARELGVLQVHMSGGEPLARPDLPILVEHATKLGCYVNLVTSGLGLTESRLDDLVERGIAHVQLSVQGATADRADRLAGARAHDRKVVAAALIKKAGLPLSVNVVLHRQNHDQLAGIIDLAEEMGADRLELANTQYYGWALRNRDALMPTRRQLDEAEPIVRAATERLRGRMEIIYVVADYYEKYPKPCMYGWGARQLTVAPDGNVLPCPASTAIETLEFDNVRDKPLAWIWYESGSFNAYRGEDWMPDTCGTCERRAIDFGGCRCQAFQLTGDASATDPVCSRSPHREVVDLILATQVKTDELVMRTAR
- the pqqD gene encoding pyrroloquinoline quinone biosynthesis peptide chaperone PqqD; the encoded protein is MTTLEPGSVPRLRRGVRLSYDQTRETHVLLFPEGVLVPNPTAAAVLSLCDGVVDVAGIASALRERYTGVREEEILDVLSRLGERRIVEWT
- the pqqC gene encoding pyrroloquinoline-quinone synthase PqqC, with product MSSSEFIAALRGLSHRYWGTHPFHVRMHDGGLSQHELKIWAANRWYYQCVLPQKDAAIISNCPLPEIRREWLDRIVYHDGTMAGDGGIERWLRLCAAVGLDREEVLDQRHVAPGVRFAVDAYVNFARTRPWLEAVASGLTEMFAGHLMQRRVADMLANYSWIAPEDLAYFTNRIDKVSGEGKGTLDIVVRHAVTREQQDKAIAALSFKTDVLWSMLDAIEHAAKE
- the pqqA gene encoding pyrroloquinoline quinone precursor peptide PqqA yields the protein MNEVWTTPDFVEYETPMEVTAYAARMED
- a CDS encoding PQQ-dependent sugar dehydrogenase, which encodes MSLRRTLAATFAAATAVSITAVPAAAEAPSIQAIRQLASGLNQAWSIDFLPDGTGVFTQKDARTISKIDKAGKVTTVQTVPGVSVTAEAGLLGIAVSPNYATDETVFIYYTTSSDNRIAKLKLGQTPTPIVTGIPRGSQYHHGGRIRFGPDGYLYAGTGDGQNGANAQNKNSLGGKVLRVTTDGAAAPGNPFNSRVYSYGHRNVQGLTWANGQLYVSDIGANRLDELNKIEPGKNYGWPTCEGPCNTAGMTNPVKSWPTSSATPSGLAAYKGSLYMASLKGGTYKLDLNGNGGKLWTNLGRTRDATAGPDGQLYTITPGAIYVSDGS
- a CDS encoding WS/DGAT/MGAT family O-acyltransferase, yielding MPFMPVTDSMFLLVETREHPMHVGGLQLFKKPEGAGPDYLRDVRKSLLDSDNMRSVFRRRPARPVNTAGHLAWSTDTDLELDYHFRHSALPQPGRIRELLELTGRWHSTLLDRHRPLWEIHLVEGLQDGRFAIYSKIHHALMDGVSALRHLQGTLSDDPFDLDCPPPWGRRAKPDGGRNGKVSPSLFQTMGKTVNQLAGIAPAAMKVAREAFQEHTLTLPSQAPKTMFNVPIGGARRFAAQSWSLDRVRKVATAAGVSRNDVVLAMCSGALRDYLMEQNALPDAPLTAMVPVSLRRKDSGDASGNNIGALLCNLATHLTDPAARLATINASMRNGKKLFSELTPLQTLLLSGINVAQLGVSPIPGFVNNTKPPFNLVISNVPGPRKQMYWNGAALDGIYPASVLLDGQAMNITLTSNGDNLDFGITGCRRSVPHLQRILTHLDTALAELEHAVSLPRVQSSGRPHPED